The Bacteroidales bacterium genome has a window encoding:
- a CDS encoding helix-turn-helix transcriptional regulator yields the protein MNFTIIERVRERKNISIKELCSRVGISYSGYQRIKKTNEANITTIEKICRILDIDISELWKNENNLQVSEPVEYYRNKVKEEISFTIIDIKNRLDRLEKLIKIIDNEK from the coding sequence ATGAACTTTACTATAATTGAGAGAGTTAGAGAGAGGAAAAATATTTCAATAAAAGAACTTTGTTCTAGGGTTGGAATAAGTTATTCTGGTTACCAACGAATAAAAAAAACTAACGAGGCTAACATAACAACGATTGAAAAAATTTGTAGAATTTTGGATATAGATATATCAGAACTATGGAAAAACGAAAACAATTTGCAAGTAAGTGAGCCAGTAGAATATTATAGAAATAAAGTGAAGGAAGAAATATCATTTACAATTATTGACATTAAAAACAGGCTTGATCGTTTAGAAAAATTAATAAAAATAATTGATAATGAAAAATAA